Proteins encoded together in one bacterium window:
- the rnhA gene encoding ribonuclease HI, translating to MQSADIVHIFTDGACKGNPGPGGWGAVLVFGEHRKALSGGEKDTTNNRMELMAAIEGLKALKRDCTVILTTDSQYVRKGITEWVHGWQKNGWRTADKKPVKNADLWQLLLEETKRHRITWEWVKGHSGHPENEEADMLASNAAEDFGKKSQ from the coding sequence ATGCAGAGCGCTGACATCGTCCACATCTTCACCGATGGCGCCTGCAAGGGCAATCCCGGCCCTGGCGGCTGGGGCGCTGTGCTGGTTTTTGGCGAGCATCGCAAAGCCCTGAGTGGCGGCGAGAAGGACACCACCAACAACCGCATGGAACTCATGGCCGCCATCGAAGGTTTGAAAGCCCTCAAACGCGACTGCACTGTCATCCTGACGACCGACAGCCAGTACGTACGCAAGGGCATCACCGAATGGGTGCATGGCTGGCAGAAGAACGGCTGGAGAACCGCCGACAAAAAACCCGTGAAAAACGCCGACCTCTGGCAATTACTGCTGGAAGAAACCAAACGTCACCGCATCACCTGGGAATGGGTGAAAGGCCATAGCGGCCATCCAGAAAACGAGGAGGCAGACATGCTGGCCTCCAACGCCGCCGAGGATTTCGGCAAAAAAAGCCAATAA
- the thrB gene encoding homoserine kinase, with the protein MAVYTPVSKAEAQHLLKHYTIGSLQLIEDIAQGIENSNFYLTTDTGRYVLTLFEKRIQPAELPFFMEVMQGFAGQNLPVPRPEQSDNGTPIHQLNGKATCIVNCLPGSDIKSLDDITPAHMAELGVTLAKLHLAGQKLPQLNRANDLSLSGWQQLAENLLPHADSIIPGLNVMLRLELSFLQQHWPQNLTSAIIHADLFIDNILWQGNRISGIIDWYFACRDSCLYDLAIVFNAWCFDGNHRYMPARGDALMQAYRAAGPLPETEWQHFNTICRGAALRFLLTRAYDWLHTPAGVLVTKKDPIEYWLKWKHYAER; encoded by the coding sequence ATGGCCGTCTACACCCCTGTCAGCAAAGCCGAAGCCCAACACCTGCTGAAACACTATACCATCGGCAGCTTGCAATTGATCGAGGACATCGCCCAGGGCATCGAGAATTCCAATTTCTACCTCACCACCGATACCGGCCGTTACGTCCTCACCCTGTTCGAGAAACGCATCCAGCCCGCCGAACTTCCCTTCTTCATGGAGGTCATGCAGGGCTTCGCCGGCCAGAACCTCCCGGTGCCACGCCCCGAACAATCGGACAACGGCACCCCCATCCATCAGCTCAACGGCAAAGCCACCTGCATCGTCAACTGCCTGCCAGGCAGCGATATCAAAAGCCTGGACGATATTACACCCGCGCACATGGCCGAGCTTGGCGTCACACTCGCCAAGCTCCACCTCGCAGGCCAGAAGCTCCCGCAACTCAACCGCGCGAACGACCTCAGCCTCTCCGGCTGGCAACAACTCGCCGAAAACCTTCTACCCCATGCCGACAGCATCATCCCCGGCCTCAACGTCATGCTCCGGCTGGAACTCTCTTTCCTGCAGCAGCACTGGCCGCAAAACCTCACCAGCGCAATCATCCATGCCGACCTGTTCATCGACAACATCCTGTGGCAGGGCAACCGCATCTCCGGCATCATCGACTGGTACTTTGCCTGCCGCGACAGCTGCCTCTACGATCTGGCAATCGTTTTCAACGCCTGGTGCTTCGATGGCAACCACCGCTACATGCCCGCGCGCGGTGATGCGCTGATGCAGGCCTACCGCGCCGCTGGCCCCTTGCCGGAAACCGAATGGCAACATTTCAACACCATTTGCCGCGGCGCGGCCCTGCGCTTCCTCCTTACCCGCGCCTATGACTGGCTGCACACGCCCGCAGGCGTGCTGGTCACCAAAAAAGACCCCATCGAATACTGGCTGAAATGGAAACACTATGCAGAGCGCTGA
- a CDS encoding SDR family NAD(P)-dependent oxidoreductase codes for MLKKAWPAIIAATPPRSSPNAARPNVLKGRIILVTGASRGLGFEIAKACGEQGAHVVAIARTKKELEKLDDAIQAAGGEAATLVPMDITQFALIDQLGAQLFERFGRLDGFVANAACMHSLAPAHHIPPAHWERTMNTNLTANMRFIRSLDPLLRKSEAGRAIFVTCSLARDDAFWGTYASSKKGLEALAMSYASETEKYPLRVSLIDPGPLGTGLHQVAFPGIGLDTLPHPSSAVPKFLEALA; via the coding sequence ATTTTGAAAAAGGCCTGGCCGGCAATAATTGCGGCGACTCCCCCGAGGTCATCGCCAAACGCAGCGCGGCCAAACGTGCTTAAAGGCCGCATCATCCTCGTCACCGGCGCCTCGCGTGGGCTGGGCTTTGAAATCGCCAAAGCCTGCGGCGAACAGGGCGCGCATGTAGTGGCCATCGCCCGCACCAAAAAGGAACTGGAGAAACTGGACGATGCCATCCAGGCCGCAGGCGGTGAAGCCGCCACGCTGGTGCCGATGGACATCACCCAGTTCGCGCTGATCGACCAGCTCGGCGCGCAGTTGTTTGAACGTTTCGGCAGGCTGGACGGCTTCGTCGCCAACGCCGCCTGCATGCACTCCTTGGCGCCTGCGCACCACATCCCGCCCGCGCATTGGGAACGCACGATGAACACCAACCTCACCGCCAACATGCGCTTCATCCGCAGCCTTGATCCCCTTCTGCGCAAGTCCGAAGCGGGCCGCGCCATCTTCGTCACCTGCAGCCTGGCGCGGGACGATGCCTTCTGGGGCACCTACGCCAGCAGCAAAAAAGGCCTGGAAGCGCTGGCCATGAGCTATGCATCCGAAACCGAGAAATACCCGCTGCGAGTCTCCCTCATCGACCCCGGCCCCCTGGGCACCGGCCTGCATCAAGTCGCCTTCCCTGGCATCGGGCTGGACACCCTGCCCCACCCATCCAGCGCTGTACCCAAATTCCTGGAAGCGCTAGCATAA
- a CDS encoding amidophosphoribosyltransferase yields the protein MMQTEPDIQHETDAFRDECGVYGVFRHDDASAHVALGLHALQHRGQEAAGIVACTREGKFTNLKALGLVGDNFTNESMMAQLRGDAAIGHVRYSTTGETVLRNVQPIYAELALGGFAIAHNGNLTNGTLLRNQLIETGSIFQSTMDSEVLIHLVATSKKTSLKDRLVETLLKVEGAYSLVCLTPISMIGVRDPHGVRPLVLGQLDGAYILSSETCGLDIIGARKIRDVKPGELVVIDDKGVHSSFPFTQVGSRQCVFEYIYFARPDSVMDDKSVYASRKMIGAELARENPVDADVVVPVPDSGVPAAIGYADASGIPFDLGIIRNHYVGRTFIEPTQQVRNLGVKLKHNANPASIAGKRVILVDDSIVRGTTSKKIVAMVREAGAKEVHMRIASPPTTHPCFYGVNTPTREELMAANYTVEQMRQMIGVDSLAFLSIDGLYRAMGEAKRNNDGPQYCDACFTGDYAIRLTDFEKGLAGNNCGDSPEVIAKRSAAKRA from the coding sequence ATGATGCAAACCGAACCAGACATCCAGCACGAGACCGACGCTTTTCGCGATGAATGCGGCGTCTACGGCGTGTTTCGTCACGACGACGCCAGCGCCCATGTCGCGCTGGGCCTGCACGCGCTTCAACATCGCGGGCAGGAAGCTGCCGGCATCGTGGCCTGCACGCGTGAGGGCAAATTCACCAACCTGAAGGCCCTTGGTCTGGTCGGCGATAATTTCACTAACGAATCCATGATGGCGCAGCTGCGCGGCGATGCCGCCATCGGCCATGTGCGCTATTCCACCACCGGCGAAACGGTGCTCCGGAACGTGCAGCCCATCTATGCCGAACTCGCCCTCGGCGGCTTTGCCATCGCCCATAACGGCAACCTTACCAACGGCACCCTGCTGCGCAATCAATTGATTGAGACGGGAAGCATCTTCCAGTCCACCATGGATTCCGAAGTGCTCATTCACCTGGTTGCCACCAGCAAGAAAACCTCGCTGAAGGACCGCCTGGTCGAAACCCTGCTCAAGGTAGAAGGCGCTTATTCGCTCGTCTGCCTCACTCCCATCTCCATGATCGGCGTGCGCGACCCGCACGGCGTGCGTCCCCTCGTGCTCGGTCAACTGGACGGCGCCTATATCCTGTCATCCGAAACATGCGGTTTGGACATCATCGGCGCGCGCAAGATCCGTGATGTCAAACCGGGTGAGCTGGTCGTCATCGACGACAAGGGCGTGCATTCCAGCTTTCCTTTCACGCAGGTGGGCTCCCGCCAGTGCGTGTTCGAATACATCTACTTCGCCCGCCCCGATTCGGTGATGGACGATAAAAGCGTCTATGCATCCCGCAAGATGATCGGCGCGGAACTGGCGCGTGAAAACCCCGTCGATGCCGATGTGGTCGTCCCTGTGCCGGATTCCGGCGTGCCCGCCGCCATCGGCTATGCCGATGCCTCCGGCATCCCGTTCGATCTCGGCATCATCCGTAACCACTATGTCGGCCGCACCTTCATCGAACCCACGCAGCAGGTGCGCAACCTTGGCGTCAAGCTCAAGCACAATGCCAACCCCGCCAGCATCGCAGGCAAGCGGGTGATATTGGTGGATGATTCCATCGTGCGCGGCACCACCAGCAAAAAGATCGTCGCCATGGTGCGCGAGGCCGGTGCGAAGGAAGTGCACATGCGCATCGCCAGCCCGCCGACGACGCACCCGTGCTTCTATGGCGTCAACACCCCCACGCGCGAGGAGCTGATGGCTGCCAATTACACCGTGGAACAGATGCGCCAGATGATCGGCGTGGACTCGCTCGCCTTCCTCTCCATCGACGGCCTCTACCGCGCCATGGGCGAAGCGAAGCGCAACAATGATGGCCCGCAATATTGCGACGCCTGCTTCACCGGTGATTACGCCATCCGCCTGACCGATTTTGAAAAAGGCCTGGCCGGCAATAATTGCGGCGACTCCCCCGAGGTCATCGCCAAACGCAGCGCGGCCAAACGTGCTTAA
- the bamE gene encoding outer membrane protein assembly factor BamE, protein MPWPMRKYGIALIASLCLAACSGEEVQRGYIFNDATLGKIKQGESTQADVLQTLGSPSLRSDFEVERWHYIGQKARKVSVLDPTVEEHEVVTVEFDGEGKVGKIEKRNLSDMNDIDVVKRETPSEGNRFSAMEQLIGNFGRFNKDGKDAASASSSIPTGGR, encoded by the coding sequence ATGCCATGGCCCATGCGTAAATACGGAATTGCCCTCATCGCCAGCCTGTGCCTTGCCGCCTGCTCGGGCGAGGAGGTCCAGCGCGGCTATATCTTCAATGACGCCACCCTCGGCAAAATCAAGCAGGGCGAATCCACCCAGGCGGATGTGCTGCAAACTCTAGGCAGCCCCTCCCTTCGCTCGGACTTTGAAGTGGAGCGCTGGCACTATATCGGCCAGAAAGCGCGCAAAGTCAGCGTGTTGGACCCAACCGTGGAAGAGCACGAAGTCGTAACCGTGGAATTTGACGGCGAGGGCAAGGTCGGCAAAATCGAAAAACGCAACCTGAGCGACATGAACGACATCGATGTCGTCAAACGCGAAACCCCGTCCGAAGGCAACCGCTTCAGCGCCATGGAGCAACTCATCGGCAATTTCGGCCGCTTTAACAAGGATGGTAAGGATGCCGCCTCCGCCAGCTCCAGCATCCCGACCGGCGGCCGTTAA
- a CDS encoding 2-dehydropantoate 2-reductase has product MLYPVELWVRTGVSYLRWFAKKASAKSLGQGRHWHYVGRMSERILDICVVGAGAVGGYIAAKMALNGHRVSVLGRRGAHLQAMQRQGLELTIANGKTVQAPIHAASDRAEELPKADYVLLGVKSHLIPDIAPSLLPLFKPDTAVSSIVNGIPWWYGYGVQPAWNQPWLDSVDPGGRIWKTLGPERAIGCVTNIASSIERPGHIHVGFESWYRFGEPAAPTSARLETLVNAMTAAGIDAQAKADIRAEVWHKVWGNAAYNPVSVITRAPMNRIATDPNTRPIIIGIMEEIRLVAESMGITALTNLEERLSVAEKLGAHKTSMLQDWEKDATLELETILGAVVELAKRHRLATPRLDMLYGLMRQKIDIRQEAKEQDHAMAHA; this is encoded by the coding sequence ATGCTCTATCCAGTTGAGCTATGGGTGCGCACAGGGGTGTCTTATTTACGATGGTTTGCCAAAAAGGCAAGCGCAAAAAGCCTTGGCCAAGGCCGCCATTGGCACTATGTAGGGCGAATGAGTGAACGGATTTTGGACATATGCGTGGTTGGCGCGGGTGCGGTGGGTGGCTATATCGCCGCTAAAATGGCGCTTAACGGGCACCGTGTCAGCGTGCTTGGCCGCCGGGGCGCCCATTTGCAGGCCATGCAGCGGCAAGGACTGGAACTGACCATTGCAAACGGCAAAACCGTGCAGGCGCCCATTCATGCCGCCAGCGACAGGGCCGAAGAGCTTCCCAAGGCGGATTATGTGCTGCTTGGCGTCAAATCTCACCTGATTCCGGATATCGCACCGTCCCTTTTGCCGCTTTTCAAGCCCGATACCGCCGTCTCCAGCATCGTCAACGGCATTCCTTGGTGGTACGGTTACGGTGTGCAACCCGCATGGAACCAGCCCTGGCTGGACAGCGTGGACCCAGGCGGGCGCATCTGGAAAACACTTGGGCCGGAACGCGCCATCGGCTGCGTGACCAACATTGCCTCCAGCATCGAACGGCCCGGCCACATCCATGTGGGGTTCGAGTCCTGGTACCGGTTTGGCGAACCAGCTGCCCCCACCTCCGCACGGCTGGAAACCCTGGTGAACGCCATGACCGCCGCCGGTATCGATGCGCAGGCGAAAGCCGATATTCGCGCCGAAGTATGGCATAAAGTGTGGGGAAATGCCGCCTACAACCCCGTCAGCGTCATCACCCGCGCCCCCATGAACCGCATTGCGACCGACCCGAATACCCGCCCCATCATCATCGGTATCATGGAAGAGATCCGCCTGGTGGCCGAAAGCATGGGCATTACAGCCCTCACCAACCTGGAAGAGCGCCTGAGCGTGGCTGAAAAGCTCGGCGCGCACAAAACCTCCATGCTGCAGGACTGGGAAAAGGACGCCACCCTTGAGCTGGAAACCATTCTCGGCGCCGTGGTGGAGCTGGCCAAACGTCACAGGCTGGCCACCCCCCGCCTGGATATGCTATACGGTCTCATGCGCCAGAAAATCGACATCCGTCAGGAAGCGAAGGAGCAGGATCATGCCATGGCCCATGCGTAA